A section of the Methanococcoides sp. LMO-2 genome encodes:
- a CDS encoding preprotein translocase subunit SecD has protein sequence MREEEVKKGLKSDLRVWLLIAAVLFSVVMIHPWYSSDEGLTTDLNYGLDLEGGSWIQIRLQGAVTQVDGDIAQMVPAIIEPVIGSSIDVNTVTGGSGDEFSSVGTTVVFTTDTYVSDLQMDLIGLGDSDITHSGDTSEVVLYTNKQTLITQYLSDSLDAEVIPLPLGGSVEYEIRKEVSQEDLQSLMEDVGGSILTEADGTPIYREGVRTETRDMTRDILSEKLNSLGLKDIPVRTVGDDYILIDFAGTDLATAKDIVEKPGKFEIRVQTQGNETAHVLYGDAIEKVGVVSFHDGQWHTPFTLSEEGALALQKVAMETGATSDPSSHWLYMYLDDNEVYGAPLSYSAASRLTEVPIYSWEASTGPEEDSKAEAEQLQIHLRAGALPVNVVLMGSGQVDAALGAQFKKQALFAGLFALLAVALVVFRRYGQKEILLPMVGTSICELIMILGVAATIKWQLDLPAIAGIIAAIGTGIDHLVIITDEVLYEGKLPSTKVYLERITKAFGIIFAAAATTTIAMSPLVVMGFGALKGFAITTIIGVLIGVLIARPVYGKVIKEVLSEAE, from the coding sequence ATGAGGGAAGAAGAAGTAAAGAAAGGCCTGAAAAGCGATCTTCGTGTGTGGCTACTGATAGCAGCAGTATTGTTCTCTGTTGTTATGATACATCCGTGGTACTCATCTGATGAGGGTTTAACAACTGATCTTAATTACGGACTTGACCTTGAAGGCGGTTCCTGGATACAGATCAGACTTCAGGGTGCGGTTACCCAGGTCGACGGGGACATTGCACAAATGGTGCCTGCTATAATTGAGCCAGTAATAGGTTCTTCAATTGATGTGAATACTGTGACAGGTGGCTCAGGAGACGAGTTTTCGTCTGTAGGTACTACGGTGGTATTCACAACTGATACATATGTTTCCGATCTGCAGATGGATCTGATAGGTCTCGGAGATTCCGATATCACTCATTCAGGTGACACTTCCGAGGTCGTCCTTTATACCAATAAACAGACGCTTATCACCCAGTATCTTTCCGATTCACTTGATGCAGAGGTAATCCCTCTTCCACTTGGCGGTTCAGTGGAGTACGAGATCCGTAAAGAGGTCTCACAGGAAGACCTTCAGTCACTGATGGAAGATGTTGGTGGTTCCATACTGACGGAAGCTGACGGCACTCCGATATATCGTGAAGGTGTCAGGACCGAGACCCGTGACATGACCCGTGATATTCTCAGTGAAAAGCTAAATTCCCTTGGTCTTAAGGACATACCTGTGCGTACCGTTGGTGACGATTACATCCTTATTGACTTTGCAGGAACAGATCTTGCAACAGCAAAGGATATTGTGGAAAAACCCGGTAAGTTCGAGATAAGGGTTCAGACGCAGGGCAATGAGACTGCTCATGTGCTTTATGGTGATGCCATCGAGAAGGTCGGTGTTGTGTCATTCCACGATGGTCAGTGGCATACTCCGTTCACACTTAGTGAGGAAGGTGCCCTTGCACTGCAGAAAGTTGCCATGGAGACCGGCGCGACCAGCGACCCCAGTTCACACTGGCTCTACATGTATCTTGACGACAACGAGGTCTATGGTGCACCTCTGAGCTATTCAGCAGCATCAAGGCTTACCGAGGTCCCGATATATTCCTGGGAAGCTTCAACAGGCCCTGAAGAGGATAGCAAGGCAGAGGCAGAACAGCTCCAGATACACCTTCGTGCAGGAGCATTGCCTGTGAACGTTGTCCTCATGGGCTCCGGGCAGGTGGATGCAGCACTTGGTGCACAGTTCAAGAAACAGGCATTGTTCGCCGGACTCTTTGCGCTTCTCGCAGTGGCCCTGGTCGTCTTCAGGAGATACGGGCAGAAAGAGATCCTGCTTCCAATGGTGGGAACCTCCATCTGTGAACTTATCATGATACTGGGAGTTGCAGCGACCATCAAATGGCAGCTTGACCTGCCGGCTATCGCAGGTATCATTGCTGCAATAGGTACCGGTATCGATCACCTTGTGATCATAACCGATGAGGTGCTCTACGAAGGCAAACTACCTTCCACAAAAGTATATCTTGAAAGGATCACTAAAGCATTCGGTATAATCTTCGCAGCAGCTGCGACAACTACCATTGCAATGTCACCACTTGTAGTGATGGGATTTGGCGCCCTCAAGGGATTTGCCATTACCACTATCATTGGTGTGCTCATCGGTGTGCTCATCGCAAGGCCGGTGTATGGTAAGGTCATAAAAGAAGTGCTCAGTGAAGCAGAGTGA
- a CDS encoding protein translocase subunit SecF — protein MGSILAEYLDSFIRGRDDKQLIAIPLVVLALALLVSVVVFSSTGAPVKLGLEFEGGTMIAFETQDSAGVLEEAYSDYSLVDARKTGDRAILQFGPMGNEEQKELEKDVTSKYSNVEIKQIGALYGKELQSQALKAIALSFIGMAIVVFLIFRTAVPSIAVVLSAISDIAIAVGFMNITGIELSLGTVAALLMLIGYSVDSDILLTTRVLKRRGTANENIGRAMHTGLTMTTTTLAALVVMYIVSTFSYLVTSSVSQVNLLSDISIVLIFGLVADIMNTWLLNTGILRWHVTRSNPRGRRA, from the coding sequence ATGGGATCAATTCTAGCAGAATATCTTGATTCATTTATAAGAGGACGTGATGATAAGCAACTTATCGCCATTCCTCTAGTGGTCCTGGCACTAGCCCTGTTAGTGTCGGTGGTAGTATTTTCAAGTACAGGTGCACCTGTGAAGCTCGGACTTGAGTTTGAGGGTGGTACCATGATAGCTTTTGAGACACAGGATTCCGCCGGTGTTCTCGAAGAGGCATATTCCGATTATTCACTTGTTGATGCGCGCAAGACCGGGGACCGTGCTATCCTTCAGTTCGGCCCTATGGGCAATGAAGAGCAGAAAGAGCTTGAAAAGGACGTAACTTCGAAGTATTCGAACGTGGAGATCAAACAGATCGGTGCCCTGTATGGAAAAGAGCTCCAGTCACAGGCACTGAAAGCGATCGCACTTTCCTTTATTGGAATGGCCATAGTTGTGTTCCTCATTTTCAGGACCGCTGTCCCATCCATCGCAGTGGTGCTCTCCGCGATATCTGATATTGCCATTGCTGTTGGTTTCATGAACATTACAGGCATCGAACTTTCCCTTGGTACCGTGGCGGCTTTACTGATGCTCATCGGTTATTCGGTTGACAGTGACATTCTGCTTACAACACGTGTGCTGAAGAGAAGGGGCACTGCCAATGAGAACATCGGGCGTGCAATGCATACGGGTCTTACCATGACCACAACCACACTTGCAGCACTTGTGGTGATGTATATCGTATCCACTTTCTCATACCTTGTGACATCCTCTGTTTCCCAGGTCAACCTGCTTTCCGATATCTCCATTGTGCTGATATTCGGTCTGGTGGCTGACATAATGAACACCTGGCTGCTTAACACCGGTATACTGAGGTGGCATGTGACCCGCAGCAACCCAAGGGGGCGAAGAGCATGA
- a CDS encoding deoxycytidylate deaminase gives MTERPSIDEYFLEIASVVAKRSTCLRNKVGAVIVRDKRILSTGYNGAPSNMEHCLEIGCIRQKNNIASGTMHEKCRAVHAEQNAIIQAALHGVGIGGATVYCTHQPCILCAKMIINSNIKRVVFSTKYPDTDTPEFFRAAGVEMVNLQSED, from the coding sequence ATGACCGAGAGACCATCAATTGATGAATATTTCCTGGAGATCGCTTCAGTGGTCGCAAAGCGTTCCACCTGCCTTAGAAACAAGGTCGGAGCGGTTATTGTCCGTGACAAAAGGATACTTTCCACAGGTTACAACGGTGCCCCCAGTAACATGGAACACTGCCTTGAAATCGGTTGCATAAGACAGAAGAACAACATCGCATCAGGCACCATGCATGAGAAATGCCGTGCAGTTCACGCCGAGCAGAACGCCATTATACAGGCAGCACTACATGGAGTGGGTATCGGAGGAGCTACAGTATACTGCACCCACCAGCCCTGCATACTCTGTGCAAAGATGATAATAAATTCCAATATCAAGAGAGTTGTCTTCAGTACAAAATACCCTGACACAGACACCCCTGAGTTCTTCAGGGCCGCAGGTGTAGAAATGGTGAACCTTCAGTCAGAGGACTGA
- a CDS encoding coenzyme F420-0:L-glutamate ligase, whose translation MRMELFTVDGLPLIQKGDDIAAMICERTELEAHDCVVIASTIVAKAEGAMVLKSDVVPSDRAVKIAKRLGKEPELVQAVLDRSADVIVEFPLLLVENLNGHVSINAGIDDSNVEDDYFLELPHDPDASAKAIGEEIANICGRDVSVIITDTNGRAFKIGQTGVAVGVYHMYPIRNWRGEKDLFGKELEITEEAIADEVASAANLLMGEAAGGYPVVIVRGYEYHTTDDVTVKEMYRPENEDIIRKGLRCLRQSSD comes from the coding sequence TTGAGGATGGAACTGTTTACTGTGGATGGCCTGCCGCTTATTCAGAAAGGAGATGACATTGCGGCTATGATATGTGAGCGCACAGAACTTGAGGCCCATGATTGTGTGGTGATTGCTTCCACCATCGTAGCAAAGGCCGAAGGTGCAATGGTTCTGAAAAGTGATGTAGTACCATCCGATCGTGCTGTGAAAATTGCGAAACGCCTGGGAAAAGAACCTGAACTTGTGCAGGCTGTCCTTGACAGGAGTGCTGATGTGATCGTGGAATTCCCTTTATTACTTGTGGAGAACCTCAATGGGCACGTGAGCATCAATGCCGGTATAGATGATTCCAACGTTGAAGATGATTATTTCCTGGAACTTCCACACGATCCGGATGCTTCTGCAAAGGCAATAGGCGAAGAAATAGCCAATATCTGTGGCAGGGATGTGAGTGTTATCATCACTGATACCAATGGCAGGGCTTTCAAGATCGGTCAGACCGGAGTTGCTGTGGGTGTCTATCACATGTACCCTATCAGGAACTGGCGTGGAGAAAAGGACCTCTTTGGAAAAGAGCTTGAGATCACAGAGGAAGCGATTGCAGATGAGGTCGCATCGGCTGCGAACCTCCTGATGGGGGAGGCAGCGGGAGGATATCCTGTAGTGATAGTACGCGGGTATGAATATCATACTACTGATGATGTTACTGTGAAGGAAATGTATCGTCCGGAAAATGAGGATATAATCAGAAAAGGTTTAAGGTGCCTTCGTCAGTCCTCTGACTGA
- a CDS encoding Hsp20/alpha crystallin family protein, producing the protein MKFGLTRRGPSGLSRWDPFEEIRQTQEHLNQLFREVSPFGGWLEGSSFTPLMDIKEEGDNVVVTADLPGVDKKDINVSVKDNIIEISAECKKESEEKEEGYTQRERTYSRFSRSAVLPSNVTDEGAKAKLENGVLTITLPKTKAEEKPKIMIE; encoded by the coding sequence ATGAAATTCGGTTTAACACGTAGGGGTCCCTCTGGATTATCCCGCTGGGATCCATTTGAAGAGATCAGGCAGACGCAGGAACACCTCAACCAGCTGTTCAGGGAAGTTTCACCTTTCGGAGGGTGGCTGGAGGGGAGTTCGTTCACACCCCTGATGGACATCAAGGAAGAGGGTGACAACGTCGTAGTTACTGCTGACCTTCCCGGAGTTGACAAGAAAGATATCAACGTATCTGTAAAAGACAATATCATCGAGATCAGTGCGGAATGCAAAAAGGAAAGTGAGGAAAAGGAAGAGGGTTACACCCAGAGGGAGCGCACATATAGTCGTTTCTCAAGGTCTGCAGTCCTTCCATCCAATGTCACTGATGAAGGTGCAAAGGCAAAGCTTGAGAATGGTGTGCTGACCATCACCCTTCCGAAAACAAAAGCTGAAGAAAAGCCGAAGATCATGATCGAGTGA
- a CDS encoding cofactor-independent phosphoglycerate mutase, translating into MKYIILIGDGMADYPLDELGGKTVLQNASTPNMDYMTKNGLAGLAINVPEGLPPGSDVANMSVMGYDPDVYYSGRAPLEAASMGIPLEKNDVAFRCNLITLNDDHIADHSAGHITSEEAKELMEAIDRELGTDELRFYPGISYRHLLVASNDLGAKADCTPPHDVIGGERKDHMPKGEGSDVLSSLIERSIPILESHPVNEKRIKEGKNPANSIWFWGQGYAPSFRTFHELYGLTGSVISAVDLIKGLGIYAGLDVIEVPGATGYLDTNYVGKAEYAMESLKERDIVVVHVEAPDEAGHMGELDAKIKAVEDFDEKVVGTVLRAVKEDDEDYMIVVLPDHPTPIVLRTHTSDPVPFLMYSTLEDDVDSVETFDEDAMKEGSLGTVRGCDIVQMLIDKAKQD; encoded by the coding sequence TTGAAATATATTATTCTCATCGGTGATGGAATGGCGGATTATCCCCTGGATGAGTTGGGAGGGAAGACGGTTCTCCAGAATGCCAGCACTCCGAACATGGACTACATGACAAAGAACGGGCTGGCAGGGCTTGCTATCAATGTTCCCGAAGGCCTTCCTCCGGGAAGCGATGTTGCGAACATGTCGGTCATGGGCTATGATCCGGATGTCTATTATTCAGGGCGCGCCCCCCTCGAGGCTGCCAGCATGGGCATACCTCTGGAAAAGAACGATGTTGCGTTCAGGTGCAACCTCATCACATTGAACGATGATCATATTGCAGATCACAGTGCAGGGCATATTACGAGCGAAGAGGCAAAGGAGCTCATGGAGGCCATCGACCGTGAACTTGGGACCGATGAGCTGAGATTCTATCCGGGTATCAGTTACAGGCACCTGCTTGTGGCATCCAATGACCTTGGTGCTAAAGCAGATTGTACGCCACCCCATGACGTGATAGGCGGGGAGAGGAAGGACCACATGCCAAAAGGTGAAGGCAGCGATGTCCTTTCCAGCCTGATCGAGAGATCTATCCCGATACTTGAGAGCCATCCTGTAAATGAGAAGAGGATTAAAGAAGGTAAGAACCCTGCAAATTCCATCTGGTTCTGGGGACAGGGGTATGCTCCGTCCTTCCGCACTTTCCATGAGCTTTACGGACTCACAGGTTCTGTTATCTCGGCTGTTGACCTGATAAAGGGTCTTGGTATATATGCCGGGCTTGATGTCATAGAGGTCCCGGGTGCCACTGGATATCTTGATACCAATTATGTGGGCAAGGCAGAATATGCCATGGAATCCCTGAAGGAAAGGGATATTGTTGTGGTCCATGTGGAAGCTCCTGATGAGGCAGGCCATATGGGTGAGCTGGATGCCAAGATCAAGGCGGTAGAGGACTTCGATGAGAAAGTTGTGGGCACTGTCCTGCGCGCGGTAAAAGAAGACGATGAAGACTATATGATTGTCGTGCTTCCGGACCACCCTACGCCGATCGTGCTCAGGACCCATACGTCCGATCCGGTGCCGTTCCTGATGTATTCAACCCTTGAGGATGACGTGGACAGCGTGGAAACATTCGACGAGGATGCTATGAAGGAAGGTTCCCTTGGAACTGTCCGTGGATGTGACATTGTCCAGATGCTCATTGATAAGGCAAAGCAGGACTGA
- a CDS encoding S-layer protein domain-containing protein codes for MKYIHFVLIAIFAMLFAATPAASLDPSDPIIHYSDSVVEINTELSLAQGYSLKIVDINEDNGDVWVEVRHNGKLVEDGDGTGKENDPFEYILTVEAEDDDEEDEEYLIFRVTPKELVTSGKDTATRIRIEQFRDPTRNTKDFLIYDRSDSVDIGDEMELEEGYTLSASDLDLDEQTITVTLKKNDHVVKEIKDMEAGDIFSYYKNVNGETRTIFIAKVYDFFESSENHILFLKEISQREDVEVETDVDIRVEGLSGNTVREDERAIIFYDLGDDASKVTIYVDDDRIDVRYDVDEGSYPAVTDELDKGTHEILIETVSTDGSVSSKETSFTVQAKASSGESETEDDTSVSEQVEEIINDGENATSNVTEGVSDSARDAIGSTAFTYIVVAVLLALTVFFFKREFS; via the coding sequence ATGAAATATATACATTTTGTACTCATAGCAATATTTGCCATGCTGTTTGCAGCAACGCCTGCAGCATCCCTTGATCCGTCCGACCCGATAATACATTACTCGGACAGTGTTGTGGAAATAAACACGGAACTTTCCCTTGCCCAGGGATACTCACTCAAGATAGTTGACATCAACGAAGACAACGGGGATGTCTGGGTAGAGGTACGTCACAACGGGAAACTGGTAGAAGATGGTGACGGGACCGGCAAGGAGAACGATCCTTTCGAATACATACTCACCGTCGAAGCAGAAGATGACGACGAAGAGGATGAAGAATACCTGATATTCCGGGTTACTCCTAAAGAGCTTGTTACCAGCGGAAAGGACACTGCTACAAGGATAAGGATCGAGCAGTTCCGCGATCCTACAAGGAACACAAAGGACTTCCTGATATACGACAGATCGGATTCTGTGGATATAGGGGATGAGATGGAACTGGAGGAAGGTTACACCCTTTCAGCATCCGACCTTGATTTAGACGAGCAGACCATCACAGTAACACTGAAAAAGAACGATCATGTCGTCAAAGAAATAAAGGATATGGAAGCAGGTGACATTTTCAGTTACTACAAGAATGTGAACGGAGAGACCCGTACGATCTTCATTGCAAAGGTCTATGACTTTTTTGAGAGCAGTGAGAATCACATACTCTTCCTGAAGGAGATCTCACAAAGAGAGGACGTGGAAGTTGAGACGGATGTTGATATCCGGGTCGAAGGACTTTCCGGGAACACTGTCAGGGAGGATGAAAGGGCCATCATATTCTATGACCTTGGTGATGATGCTTCTAAAGTAACGATCTATGTTGATGATGACAGGATAGATGTCAGATACGATGTCGATGAGGGATCATATCCTGCAGTTACGGACGAACTTGACAAAGGAACACATGAGATACTCATCGAAACCGTTTCAACAGACGGTAGCGTGTCCTCCAAAGAGACCTCTTTCACAGTTCAGGCAAAGGCCTCATCAGGAGAGAGTGAAACAGAAGACGACACATCCGTATCAGAACAAGTAGAAGAGATAATAAATGATGGCGAGAACGCAACTTCCAATGTTACCGAAGGAGTTTCAGACTCTGCCAGAGATGCGATCGGCTCCACAGCATTCACATACATCGTGGTTGCTGTACTTCTTGCACTCACAGTTTTCTTCTTTAAGAGAGAGTTCAGCTGA
- a CDS encoding aspartate kinase, producing the protein MKFGGTSIADGKKIRHVAQLLISYREAGNEVVAITSALGGVTDGLLNNAAEASQKGKVAQIKEFMTDLAKKHYDAIGFAIDDERIADEVIEAIDSRIDELEKALIGICYLGELTPRSIDYISSYGERLAVPIISGAIRSLGTDSMPFTGGEAGIITTSDYGNAQPLEKSYEQVENNISVLVETSIPVITGFIAEDKKGIITTLGRGGSDFTASIVGASIHADEIWLWKEVHGIMTTDPRIVPEASSIPQISYIEAMEMSYFGAKVLHPRAIEPAIKHGIPVRVKNTFDTEYPGTLVVADQTRSEDVVKAVTLIRNVTAINISGAGMVGAIGTAARIFSALAKAGVNIVMISQSSSEANMSLVIDDAHLKKALKALKSEFNKDVVKEVAHDKDVCVVAVVGAGMDGIPGVAGKVFGALGKGKINVIMISQGSSQHNISFAIKEKDAENAVKVLHQEFGLGSKEETGQ; encoded by the coding sequence ATGAAATTTGGCGGTACATCCATTGCTGATGGTAAAAAGATACGTCATGTTGCGCAACTTTTGATCAGCTACAGGGAAGCCGGTAATGAGGTCGTTGCCATAACTTCAGCCCTTGGCGGTGTTACTGACGGGTTGCTCAACAATGCAGCGGAAGCATCACAGAAAGGAAAGGTTGCCCAGATCAAGGAGTTCATGACAGACCTTGCCAAAAAGCACTACGATGCTATCGGCTTTGCAATTGATGATGAGAGGATCGCCGACGAGGTCATCGAGGCCATTGACAGCCGCATAGACGAACTTGAAAAAGCACTTATCGGCATCTGCTATCTGGGTGAGCTGACACCACGTTCTATTGACTATATCTCATCATATGGAGAACGCCTTGCAGTCCCTATCATAAGCGGTGCCATACGCTCACTTGGAACTGACTCAATGCCGTTCACAGGCGGAGAGGCAGGCATAATTACCACAAGCGATTACGGAAATGCACAGCCATTGGAGAAGAGCTATGAGCAGGTGGAGAACAACATCTCGGTCCTCGTGGAGACCTCGATCCCTGTCATAACCGGATTCATCGCAGAGGACAAGAAAGGGATCATCACGACCCTCGGACGTGGCGGTTCCGACTTTACCGCATCCATTGTAGGTGCTTCCATACATGCAGACGAGATCTGGCTATGGAAAGAAGTGCATGGTATCATGACCACAGACCCGAGGATCGTACCCGAAGCATCATCCATACCGCAGATATCCTATATCGAAGCAATGGAAATGTCATATTTCGGTGCCAAGGTGCTTCACCCACGTGCCATCGAACCTGCAATTAAGCACGGCATCCCTGTTCGTGTCAAGAACACTTTCGATACAGAGTATCCCGGCACTCTTGTCGTCGCAGACCAGACACGCAGTGAGGATGTTGTAAAAGCAGTGACACTTATCAGGAATGTGACTGCCATCAACATATCAGGAGCAGGGATGGTGGGAGCAATAGGTACGGCAGCAAGGATCTTTTCCGCACTGGCAAAGGCAGGCGTCAACATCGTCATGATCAGCCAGAGTTCATCCGAAGCCAACATGTCCCTTGTTATTGATGATGCCCACCTTAAAAAGGCTCTGAAAGCACTGAAGTCCGAGTTCAACAAAGATGTTGTCAAAGAAGTCGCCCATGACAAGGACGTTTGTGTTGTTGCTGTGGTAGGTGCCGGAATGGATGGCATACCGGGCGTTGCAGGAAAGGTGTTCGGAGCCCTTGGAAAAGGTAAGATCAATGTGATAATGATAAGTCAGGGATCATCCCAGCATAACATTTCCTTCGCTATCAAGGAGAAAGATGCAGAAAATGCAGTAAAGGTGCTGCACCAGGAGTTCGGCCTTGGATCAAAAGAGGAAACCGGACAATAA
- the purM gene encoding phosphoribosylformylglycinamidine cyclo-ligase, translating into MSDKHLTYADSGVDIEKEESTIKALTGGMTYRREGLGAPLTDIGHYAGLIDFGEYALAMATDGVGSKVLIANEMKRWNTMGIDCIAMNVNDLLAIGAEPVSFVDYLALEEHTDEFARQIGEGLTKGAEISRMTIVGGETATLPEIINGFDLAGTCLGMVKKDEIITGEKVQLGDVLVGIPSSGVHSNGYTLVRKIVEQSEYSYQDEFPYNKETTVGDELLIPTRIYMEVLDVIKECDVHGLAHITGSGLLKLKRVTDLGFDFTDPIEPNDIFKFLQEEGNVDDLEMYRTFNMGMGFLIILPEEDAEKAAEMTGGKIVGKIVESGIRVGDLEIV; encoded by the coding sequence TTGAGTGATAAACATCTTACATACGCAGATTCCGGAGTGGACATCGAGAAAGAGGAGTCCACGATCAAAGCACTGACCGGCGGAATGACATACAGACGCGAAGGCCTTGGAGCACCTCTCACTGATATTGGCCACTATGCAGGACTTATCGATTTCGGAGAGTATGCACTGGCAATGGCCACTGATGGTGTCGGTTCAAAAGTGCTCATCGCAAACGAGATGAAGCGCTGGAACACAATGGGCATTGACTGTATCGCCATGAACGTGAACGACCTTCTGGCAATCGGTGCAGAACCGGTCAGTTTTGTGGACTATCTTGCACTTGAAGAGCACACCGACGAGTTCGCACGCCAGATCGGCGAGGGACTTACAAAGGGTGCAGAGATCTCAAGGATGACCATCGTAGGAGGGGAGACAGCAACCCTTCCGGAGATCATAAACGGCTTCGACCTTGCAGGCACATGTCTTGGAATGGTAAAGAAGGACGAGATAATCACAGGGGAGAAAGTACAGCTTGGCGATGTACTTGTAGGTATTCCAAGCAGTGGTGTCCACAGCAATGGCTACACCCTTGTCAGGAAGATAGTCGAGCAGTCAGAATACTCATACCAGGACGAGTTCCCTTACAACAAAGAGACCACCGTGGGCGATGAACTGCTTATCCCAACCAGGATCTACATGGAAGTTCTCGATGTAATAAAAGAATGTGACGTCCACGGGCTTGCACACATTACCGGAAGCGGTCTTCTGAAACTCAAAAGAGTTACTGACCTCGGATTTGACTTCACTGACCCTATCGAGCCAAATGATATTTTTAAGTTCCTTCAGGAAGAAGGCAATGTGGACGACCTTGAGATGTACCGCACCTTCAACATGGGAATGGGCTTTTTGATCATCCTCCCTGAAGAAGATGCTGAGAAGGCAGCCGAAATGACCGGCGGAAAGATCGTCGGCAAGATCGTGGAAAGCGGCATCCGTGTCGGAGACCTCGAGATAGTGTAA
- a CDS encoding DUF1894 domain-containing protein — translation MACINDIPYEILLKGGSPKQCEEFIRKECDEVYHVKGGYKIRGVLLRGGDSIPIGVKGNDLIFQFIKPCSGLFILRIPDAQDEIEKLRNAMK, via the coding sequence ATGGCCTGTATCAACGACATACCTTATGAGATCCTCCTGAAAGGGGGATCACCAAAACAATGTGAAGAGTTCATCCGGAAAGAATGTGATGAGGTGTATCACGTTAAAGGTGGTTACAAGATACGAGGAGTGCTCCTTCGCGGAGGAGATTCCATCCCCATAGGGGTCAAAGGCAACGACCTGATATTCCAGTTCATAAAACCATGCAGCGGGCTTTTCATACTGAGGATCCCGGATGCACAGGACGAGATCGAAAAACTGCGCAATGCCATGAAATGA